In a genomic window of uncultured Sphaerochaeta sp.:
- a CDS encoding alpha/beta hydrolase — protein sequence MKRLVTLINKIAITDPEGLTPKRIEELNDISIPNNLLIRKLLGKSARNIVTKTFIIPVTDGMVSGYYFEKQGSRGISDLTPLIIFYHGGGWVWGNMDLYNFLCAHLADITGASVLSVDYRLAPKYKFPTAVEDCYDTLVWAAAGCRYWKTDPDRIYLVGDSAGGNLAAVVSRLARDRKGPSIAGQVLLYPVTDGRMRTTSYEKYKDSPTLTDKQMAFFINNYQREPKDILSPSFSPLLGKDHSRLPQTLIIGAEFDPLHDDGMLYADALASADTPVKYLEVKKTVHGFINYPKATGTEETESAIIQFIGGRPVEQVALISRKEWKKAEQRELRNIRKQSKHFVDAQLG from the coding sequence ATGAAACGTTTGGTCACCCTGATAAACAAGATCGCCATTACCGATCCTGAAGGGCTGACTCCCAAACGCATCGAGGAGCTGAACGATATATCGATTCCCAACAACCTGCTCATCCGCAAACTTCTTGGCAAGAGTGCGCGGAACATCGTGACCAAAACCTTCATCATCCCGGTGACCGACGGGATGGTCAGCGGATACTACTTCGAGAAGCAGGGTTCCCGGGGTATCAGCGACCTCACCCCCCTGATCATCTTCTACCACGGGGGTGGCTGGGTCTGGGGCAACATGGACCTGTACAACTTCCTGTGCGCCCACCTTGCTGACATCACCGGGGCATCGGTGCTCTCGGTCGACTATCGCCTTGCTCCCAAGTACAAGTTCCCCACCGCGGTGGAGGACTGCTATGACACGCTCGTCTGGGCTGCTGCGGGTTGCCGATACTGGAAGACCGACCCCGATCGCATCTATCTGGTCGGGGACAGTGCCGGCGGCAATCTTGCTGCCGTGGTCAGCCGCCTTGCCCGCGACCGCAAGGGTCCGTCCATAGCGGGACAGGTGTTGCTCTATCCGGTCACCGACGGCAGGATGCGCACCACCAGCTATGAGAAGTACAAGGACTCTCCCACCCTGACCGACAAGCAGATGGCCTTCTTCATCAACAACTACCAGCGCGAACCGAAGGACATCCTCAGTCCCAGCTTCAGTCCGCTTTTGGGCAAGGACCACAGCCGTCTTCCCCAGACCCTGATCATCGGGGCCGAGTTTGATCCCCTGCACGACGACGGCATGCTCTATGCCGACGCGCTCGCATCAGCCGACACCCCGGTCAAGTATCTGGAAGTCAAGAAGACCGTACACGGGTTCATCAACTATCCCAAGGCCACCGGAACCGAAGAGACCGAGAGTGCCATCATCCAGTTCATCGGGGGAAGACCGGTGGAGCAGGTGGCCCTCATCAGCCGCAAGGAGTGGAAAAAAGCTGAGCAACGCGAGCTGAGAAACATCAGGAAGCAAAGCAAGCATTTTGTGGATGCACAGCTGGGTTAG
- a CDS encoding sugar ABC transporter permease translates to MIPGNKDTRDGIIFSLPFLVVYLAFMIYPLLSGLYISFFKWDILSTASFVGLDNYRTLFSDEKFYSSLWHTLQFVLMTTPTLLVAGFLMALAITGSSPWKGLMENVFFFPYIFSMTVVSTLWAWLMQKDWGIFNQVLINIGQNPVSWLTNERLAMWSVALTTLWWTAGFNMVLFGAGIKQIPKEIYESAAIDGATYIQSVRHITIPLVSSTTVLCLILQIIASFNVFGQVYVMTGGGPHGTTRVLVQYIYETGFKFFKMGYSAAMSYILFLIILVVSILQYTLLGRKENA, encoded by the coding sequence ATGATACCTGGAAACAAGGACACCCGTGACGGAATCATCTTTTCCCTTCCGTTTCTGGTGGTTTACCTCGCCTTCATGATCTATCCACTGCTGTCGGGGCTCTACATCAGCTTCTTCAAGTGGGACATCCTTTCCACAGCCTCTTTCGTCGGGCTGGACAACTATCGCACCCTCTTCTCCGACGAGAAGTTCTACTCCTCACTCTGGCACACCCTGCAGTTTGTGCTCATGACCACCCCGACGCTCTTGGTTGCCGGTTTTCTCATGGCCTTGGCCATCACCGGCAGCTCCCCCTGGAAGGGACTCATGGAGAACGTCTTCTTCTTTCCCTACATCTTTTCCATGACGGTGGTCAGTACCCTGTGGGCGTGGCTGATGCAGAAGGACTGGGGTATCTTCAACCAGGTCCTGATCAACATCGGTCAGAATCCTGTCAGCTGGCTTACCAATGAGAGGCTGGCCATGTGGTCGGTTGCACTCACCACCTTGTGGTGGACGGCAGGCTTCAACATGGTGCTCTTCGGTGCAGGCATCAAGCAAATCCCCAAGGAAATTTATGAATCGGCGGCCATCGACGGAGCCACGTATATCCAGAGTGTCAGGCACATCACCATCCCCTTGGTCAGTTCCACCACCGTTCTCTGCCTGATCCTCCAGATCATCGCTTCCTTCAATGTCTTTGGACAAGTCTATGTCATGACCGGTGGCGGCCCCCATGGCACCACACGCGTATTGGTACAGTACATCTACGAGACTGGTTTCAAGTTCTTCAAGATGGGCTACAGCGCAGCAATGAGCTACATCCTCTTTCTCATCATCCTGGTGGTCAGCATTCTCCAGTACACCCTGCTGGGAAGGAAGGAGAACGCATGA
- a CDS encoding carbohydrate ABC transporter permease: protein MKKLTFSKKQLLIRCIELLFILIWVFPLLWMVITSLKLEEEVITRTFSFWPSHPTFANYIKAFTSTYIVNWMGNSFIVSLMAMLLTLIIDAPIAYAFAKIRFKGRNILFWAVMGGMMVPFQVLIVPLYLQFNSFGLINTLAAAYLPRIALPIGIFILKQFYEGIPSDLEEAAFIDGASRYRIFAQIILPLGQSAMATVIILSFINAWNDFLWPLIVINDTIKYTITVGIANFQGTHGTQYSLIMAGAAVASIPQIFFYIFFRKKIIAGIATSGMKG, encoded by the coding sequence ATGAAAAAGCTCACCTTCTCCAAGAAACAGCTGCTCATCCGCTGCATAGAACTGCTGTTCATCCTCATCTGGGTCTTCCCCCTCCTGTGGATGGTGATCACCAGCCTCAAGCTGGAAGAGGAAGTCATCACCAGGACCTTCTCCTTCTGGCCATCCCATCCCACTTTTGCCAACTACATCAAGGCTTTCACCTCGACCTACATCGTCAACTGGATGGGCAACTCCTTCATCGTTTCGCTGATGGCAATGCTGCTCACCCTCATCATCGACGCTCCCATAGCCTATGCCTTTGCAAAGATCCGCTTCAAAGGAAGAAACATCCTCTTCTGGGCGGTGATGGGCGGCATGATGGTTCCTTTCCAAGTCCTCATCGTTCCCCTCTACCTGCAGTTCAATTCATTCGGCCTGATCAACACCCTTGCTGCCGCATACCTGCCAAGAATTGCCCTGCCCATCGGCATCTTCATCCTCAAGCAGTTCTATGAGGGCATCCCCTCCGACCTGGAGGAAGCAGCCTTCATCGATGGGGCTTCCCGCTACAGGATATTTGCGCAGATCATCCTGCCGTTGGGACAGTCGGCGATGGCAACGGTGATCATCCTCTCCTTCATCAATGCATGGAACGACTTCCTCTGGCCCTTGATCGTGATCAACGACACCATCAAGTACACGATTACGGTGGGTATCGCCAACTTCCAGGGCACCCATGGAACCCAATACTCCCTGATCATGGCAGGGGCGGCGGTAGCTTCGATCCCGCAGATCTTTTTCTACATTTTCTTCAGAAAGAAGATCATTGCAGGAATAGCCACCAGTGGAATGAAAGGATAA
- a CDS encoding SGNH/GDSL hydrolase family protein — translation MHTILCFGDSNTFGTNPSGGRWSYEDRWTGILSGLLGPSYHIIEEGMGGRTTVFDDPLEPNRCGKQFLPVALQSHRPIDLVIVSLGTNDCKVFFKASERIIAKALEQLIALIRTYPYGEGYPIPKVLVVSPIHIGLEIEKAPFVSYDASSSTLSRTLAPAIRQMAKEQDVLFLDASQVAQPSEIDQLHMDREGHLALAHALFPMISSLF, via the coding sequence ATGCATACGATACTCTGTTTCGGTGATTCCAATACGTTCGGCACCAACCCAAGCGGTGGGAGATGGTCCTATGAGGATCGTTGGACCGGCATTCTCTCTGGTCTGCTCGGCCCTTCCTACCACATCATCGAGGAAGGAATGGGTGGGCGTACCACCGTCTTTGACGACCCCCTTGAACCCAACCGGTGCGGAAAGCAGTTCCTCCCGGTAGCCCTGCAGAGCCACCGGCCCATCGATCTGGTCATCGTCAGTCTGGGAACCAACGACTGCAAGGTTTTCTTCAAAGCCAGTGAGCGAATCATCGCCAAGGCTTTGGAGCAATTGATTGCCCTGATTCGGACCTACCCCTATGGGGAAGGGTACCCCATCCCCAAGGTGCTCGTTGTCTCTCCGATCCACATCGGCCTGGAGATAGAGAAGGCTCCGTTTGTCAGCTATGATGCATCCTCATCCACGTTGAGCAGAACGCTTGCCCCCGCGATCAGGCAGATGGCAAAAGAGCAGGATGTGTTGTTTCTTGATGCTTCCCAGGTTGCACAGCCATCAGAAATCGATCAGTTGCACATGGATAGGGAGGGCCATCTGGCCCTCGCCCATGCACTTTTTCCTATGATCAGCTCCCTGTTCTAG
- a CDS encoding endonuclease/exonuclease/phosphatase family protein encodes MQRISVVSLNLWNTEYWEERKDCVASFVQTYAADVYCFQEVRPQTLAFLDDALHGYVRIEGEEEGWRCENSIYLKKETFEVDSFGRVDLKMPEIHRGLFWTKVRTTEGTPFLIGTMHLTHQLNADELRTGIGYRHAEAHLAAKALNELAADDAALICGDFNDPVHPSWIFHEQAGFSDVFTLLGLAAPVTFPCPYLSSERFLVEAIDKIMIKGPIRPVLATSPQFMTVGGALSDHWPVAAVLDL; translated from the coding sequence ATGCAACGAATCAGTGTGGTGAGTCTGAATCTTTGGAATACCGAGTACTGGGAAGAGCGCAAGGACTGTGTGGCATCATTTGTACAGACCTATGCTGCCGATGTCTACTGCTTCCAGGAAGTACGGCCACAGACCCTGGCATTCCTGGATGACGCCTTGCACGGATATGTACGTATCGAAGGGGAGGAAGAGGGATGGCGGTGTGAAAACAGCATCTATCTCAAGAAAGAAACCTTCGAGGTGGACTCATTCGGAAGAGTCGACCTTAAGATGCCGGAAATACATCGTGGACTGTTCTGGACCAAGGTGCGTACCACAGAAGGAACACCGTTTCTCATCGGCACGATGCATCTGACCCATCAGCTCAATGCAGATGAGCTGCGGACCGGAATCGGCTACCGTCATGCAGAAGCTCACCTTGCTGCAAAAGCGCTGAATGAGCTGGCAGCGGACGATGCTGCGCTCATCTGCGGGGATTTCAATGACCCGGTGCATCCAAGCTGGATCTTCCACGAGCAAGCAGGATTCTCTGATGTGTTCACCTTGCTCGGTTTGGCAGCTCCTGTCACCTTCCCCTGCCCCTATCTCAGCAGCGAACGCTTCCTGGTGGAGGCAATCGACAAGATCATGATCAAAGGACCTATTCGGCCGGTTCTGGCAACCAGTCCTCAATTCATGACGGTAGGGGGTGCCCTATCCGACCATTGGCCGGTAGCGGCCGTCCTCGATCTCTAG
- a CDS encoding ABC transporter substrate-binding protein, with translation MKKQILLVALAAILASGMLFAQAAPETKAEGPIEITFWSLFTGGDGEFFDAMVKEFNASQSEIVMKNDMVKFDNYYTKLTTALAAKTAPDVVVVHQGNLLNYVPSGSLLALDSYVDATTLADFQQAPLDACRFDGKLFSLPFDVHPIVMYYNKDLMAKAGITKVPQSAQEFIEASQKVKQATGKWGTAIDNTTGVYKAYTLARLFMSMIAQQGGSLLNADATAPAFNNAYGEAALKWLQDLVHVYKVNPTELDYDAAMNTFKLGEAAFYFNGVWATGTLEQTAGLNFGAAPLPAIMGGEAAWAGSHTLAIPVQKNQDPKRVEAAMTFINWMTSHGEMWAKAGHIPTRKSVAQKSEMKALPYRADYAAAAAFALPTPRTAAWEEIYGTLSDKLEFAVTKNQNPKAALADMEQTVKNIIASY, from the coding sequence ATGAAAAAGCAGATTCTTTTGGTAGCGTTGGCAGCCATCTTGGCATCCGGCATGCTCTTCGCACAAGCCGCCCCGGAAACAAAAGCGGAAGGACCGATCGAGATCACCTTCTGGTCGCTGTTCACCGGCGGAGACGGCGAGTTCTTTGATGCAATGGTCAAAGAGTTCAACGCTTCACAGAGTGAGATCGTCATGAAGAATGACATGGTGAAGTTTGACAACTACTACACCAAGCTCACTACCGCACTCGCTGCAAAGACCGCTCCGGATGTGGTCGTCGTCCATCAGGGAAACCTGTTGAACTACGTTCCCAGCGGTTCTCTTCTGGCACTCGACTCCTATGTTGATGCCACAACCCTTGCTGACTTCCAGCAGGCTCCGCTCGATGCATGCCGCTTCGATGGCAAGCTCTTCTCCCTGCCGTTTGATGTCCATCCGATCGTGATGTACTACAACAAGGACCTGATGGCAAAAGCCGGCATCACCAAGGTGCCCCAGAGTGCCCAGGAGTTCATCGAAGCATCGCAAAAAGTGAAGCAGGCTACCGGCAAGTGGGGCACGGCCATCGACAACACCACCGGTGTGTACAAGGCCTACACCCTGGCCCGCCTCTTCATGTCAATGATCGCACAGCAGGGCGGCTCGCTTCTGAATGCCGATGCCACTGCTCCCGCCTTCAACAATGCTTACGGTGAAGCAGCCCTGAAGTGGTTGCAGGATCTGGTGCATGTCTACAAGGTGAACCCCACCGAACTGGACTACGATGCAGCCATGAACACCTTCAAGCTTGGGGAAGCAGCCTTCTACTTCAACGGAGTCTGGGCAACCGGCACCCTGGAGCAGACAGCTGGATTGAATTTCGGTGCTGCACCGCTTCCGGCCATCATGGGTGGAGAGGCCGCTTGGGCTGGCTCGCACACCTTGGCCATTCCCGTTCAGAAGAACCAGGATCCCAAGCGGGTTGAGGCAGCGATGACCTTCATCAACTGGATGACCTCCCATGGTGAGATGTGGGCGAAAGCCGGACACATCCCCACCCGCAAGAGTGTTGCCCAGAAGAGCGAAATGAAGGCACTTCCCTACCGTGCAGACTATGCAGCGGCAGCAGCCTTCGCCCTTCCGACCCCGCGCACCGCAGCCTGGGAAGAGATCTACGGAACCTTGAGCGACAAGCTTGAGTTCGCAGTGACCAAGAACCAGAATCCGAAGGCAGCTCTTGCCGATATGGAACAAACGGTGAAGAATATCATTGCATCGTACTAA
- a CDS encoding LacI family DNA-binding transcriptional regulator has protein sequence MSILLKDIAQVTGFSINTVSRAMRSDPKISTETTRLIKEKAHEMGYIPNSVAASMRSNHSKMVGIISADSANPFFSEVVRGIEEAATKADYHILLASTEESVKKEADLVKMFLCRKVDGIIAMPVFDNSSAHLDLYRNLKVPFIFPGRRLEGLVSHSILHSDRDGQRKVLEHLLANGHRKILYIAGPKKVSNTIDRLTGVGEAYANNALEVDPDYIVEASGHIEDGYYLTNQALNRGLGFTAVACFNDMLAMGVLKSLYENNLSVPHDIEVFGYDNLYMSQFMQPSLSTVDVPKYRLGYVAMETLLSHIQDPDLEYCTKDFPTRLVFRETSR, from the coding sequence ATGAGCATCCTCCTCAAAGATATTGCCCAGGTTACAGGTTTCTCCATCAACACGGTCTCCCGCGCCATGCGCTCAGACCCGAAAATCTCTACAGAAACCACCCGCCTCATCAAGGAAAAAGCTCACGAAATGGGGTATATCCCCAACTCGGTGGCTGCAAGCATGCGCTCCAACCACTCCAAGATGGTGGGCATCATCAGTGCCGATTCAGCCAACCCCTTCTTCAGTGAAGTGGTGCGCGGCATCGAGGAAGCTGCCACCAAAGCCGATTACCACATCCTTCTGGCCAGTACCGAGGAATCGGTGAAAAAGGAAGCCGATCTGGTGAAGATGTTCCTCTGCCGCAAAGTGGACGGCATCATTGCGATGCCGGTCTTCGACAACAGCAGTGCACATCTTGACCTGTATCGTAATCTGAAAGTCCCTTTCATATTTCCCGGGAGACGCCTCGAGGGTCTTGTTTCGCATAGCATTCTTCACAGCGACCGAGATGGACAGAGGAAGGTACTGGAACATCTGCTTGCCAATGGACATCGAAAAATCCTCTACATAGCTGGACCGAAAAAAGTGAGCAACACCATCGATCGGTTGACTGGAGTCGGGGAAGCGTATGCAAACAATGCTCTCGAGGTGGATCCCGATTACATCGTTGAGGCCTCAGGCCACATCGAGGATGGATACTACCTGACCAACCAAGCGCTCAACCGGGGCTTGGGCTTCACTGCCGTAGCCTGTTTCAATGACATGCTCGCCATGGGAGTACTCAAGAGCCTGTATGAGAACAATCTCTCCGTCCCGCATGACATTGAGGTGTTCGGCTACGACAACCTCTATATGAGTCAGTTCATGCAGCCCAGCCTCAGTACGGTCGATGTACCGAAATACCGGCTTGGGTATGTAGCGATGGAGACCCTGCTGTCCCACATCCAGGACCCAGATCTGGAGTATTGCACCAAGGATTTCCCCACGAGATTGGTCTTTCGGGAAACATCTCGTTAG